In Sphingobacterium sp. lm-10, one DNA window encodes the following:
- a CDS encoding DinB family protein, which yields MIPKATPIESSLKIIEGLHQRWVDLMKNLADKEFEKEFLHAENQQKVSLKTNIGIYAWHYEHHLAHIIGAKKIKLSMRTLQYKSNLFAILGKESSTNTMSRIFINYPISRKLFESKASPKLRYSHLPIDQISTY from the coding sequence ATGATTCCCAAAGCTACCCCAATTGAAAGTTCTCTAAAAATTATTGAAGGTTTGCACCAGCGATGGGTTGATTTGATGAAAAACCTAGCCGACAAAGAATTTGAAAAAGAATTCCTACACGCGGAAAATCAGCAGAAAGTGTCCTTAAAAACCAACATAGGAATTTACGCTTGGCATTATGAGCATCATTTAGCACATATTATCGGCGCAAAAAAAATAAAACTAAGTATGCGAACCCTTCAGTATAAATCTAATTTATTCGCTATCTTAGGAAAAGAATCAAGTACAAATACTATGTCGAGGATATTCATCAATTACCCTATTAGTCGCAAGTTATTCGAATCAAAGGCTAGTCCTAAGCTGCGCTATAGCCATCTTCCAATCGATCAAATCAGTACCTATTAA